A genomic stretch from Selenomonadales bacterium includes:
- a CDS encoding AbrB/MazE/SpoVT family DNA-binding domain-containing protein, with protein sequence MLAKVSSKGQIVLPKAVREKLNVRAGSFVRFEQTADGFKVVKGDGLTSLQGKFKQQAAKTGISVDAAIQAAREEVAHGRAKR encoded by the coding sequence TTGCTGGCAAAGGTGTCGTCCAAGGGGCAGATTGTTTTACCGAAGGCAGTGCGTGAAAAGTTGAATGTAAGGGCAGGGTCCTTTGTCCGTTTCGAGCAGACCGCCGATGGTTTTAAGGTTGTAAAAGGCGACGGCCTTACATCATTGCAGGGGAAGTTTAAACAGCAGGCGGCAAAAACCGGCATCAGCGTGGATGCTGCCATACAGGCGGCCAGAGAGGAGGTCGCCCATGGGCGGGCAAAACGGTGA